In Nicotiana tabacum cultivar K326 chromosome 21, ASM71507v2, whole genome shotgun sequence, one DNA window encodes the following:
- the LOC107800782 gene encoding cytochrome P450 84A1 produces MKVLIQNNPMILLYFILPIFVFFFFFILSIFRQKKFPPGPKGWPIIGNMMIMDQLTHRGLAKLAQKYGGILHLKMGYLPITVVSSPDEARQVLQLQDTVFSNRPATIAVKYLSYDRADTAFAHYGPFWRQMRKLCVMKLFSRRRAESWDSVRDEVDSMTKVVATSTGLSVNVGELVFGVSKNTIYRAAFGTSPDKEDELLTIMQEFSKLFGAFNLADFIPWLGWVDPQGLNTRMIKARASLDCFIDTIIDDHIQRKNEKDEKDNDMVDELLAFYDDEAKVTDSDDLQDALRLTRDNIKGIIMDVMFGGIETVASAVEWAMAELMRSPEDLKRVQQELTNIVGLHRKVEETDFDKLTYLKCCIKETLRLHPVIPVLIHEAAADATLSGHYIPAKSRVLVNVWAIGRDKNSWEDPDTFKPSRFLKEGVADFKGGNFEFLPFGSGRRSCPGMQLGLFAFEMTLAHLLHCFTWELPDGMKPSDVDMDDIFGLTAPKATRLVAVPSPRLLCPLY; encoded by the exons ATGAAAGTACTTATACAAAATAACCCCATGATTTTACTCTACTTCATTCTCCCTatcttcgtcttcttcttcttctttattctcTCAATATTTCGACAAAAAAAATTTCCACCAGGTCCCAAAGGATGGCCAATAATAGGCAACATGATGATTATGGACCAATTGACACATCGTGGCCTAGCAAAATTAGCACAAAAATATGGTGGCATTTTACACCTCAAAATGGGATACCTTCCTATAACGGTGGTGTCCAGTCCAGATGAAGCTCGTCAAGTGTTACAATTACAAGACACCGTATTCTCTAATCGTCCTGCGACTATAGCCGTGAAATACTTATCGTACGATCGTGCAGATACGGCTTTTGCTCATTATGGACCCTTTTGGCGTCAGATGAGAAAATTATGTGTTATGAAACTTTTTAGTCGTAGAAGAGCTGAATCTTGGGACTCAGTTCGTGATGAAGTTGATTCTATGACTAAAGTTGTTGCCACTAGCACTGGTTTAAGTGTCAATGTCGGTGAACTTGTCTTTGGAGTTTCAAAGAACACTATATACAG GgcagcttttggaacaagcccgGACAAGGAAGATGAGTTACTTACAATTATGCAGGAATTTTCGAAGCTTTTTGGTGCATTTAATTTAGCAGATTTTATACCTTGGCTTGGATGGGTTGATCCACAAGGCTTAAACACTAGGATGATAAAAGCTAGGGCATCCTTAGATTGTTTCATTGATACTATTATTGATGATCATATACAGAGAAAGAATGAGAAAGATGAGAAAGATAATGATATGGTGGATGAGCTATTAGCTTTTTATGACGACGAAGCAAAAGTAACTGACTCTGATGATTTACAAGATGCTCTTAGACTTACAAGGGATAATATTAAAGGCATCATCATG GATGTCATGTTCGGTGGGATAGAGACAGTAGCATCTGCCGTAGAATGGGCCATGGCAGAGCTAATGAGGAGTCCAGAAGATCTCAAAAGAGTACAACAAGAATTGACCAACATTGTTGGCCTCCATAGAAAAGTAGAAGAAACTGATTTCGACAAATTAACCTACTTGAAATGCTGCATAAAAGAAACTCTCCGTCTCCACCCTGTGATCCCTGTCCTAATCCACGAGGCGGCGGCGGACGCCACCCTCTCCGGCCACTATATTCCGGCAAAGTCGCGTGTTCTTGTCAATGTATGGGCCATTGGACGTGACAAAAACTCATGGGAAGATCCTGACACTTTTAAACCTTCTAGGTTTCTAAAAGAAGGTGTAGCCGATTTTAAAGGTGGTAATTTTGAGTTTTTACCATTTGGATCTGGCAGAAGATCTTGCCCAG GTATGCAACTAGGGTTGTTTGCATTTGAAATGACTTTGGCTCATCTTCTTCATTGCTTCACTTGGGAATTGCCTGATGGAATGAAACCAAGTGATGTTGATATGGACGATATTTTTGGACTTACTGCTCCTAAAGCTACTCGACTTGTAGCCGTGCCTAGTCCTCGCTTGTTGTGTCCACTTTATTAA